The following proteins are encoded in a genomic region of Phycisphaera sp.:
- a CDS encoding RidA family protein: protein MPNTIQTLADLDIELPKPPPAVASYIPVRLDGATAYVSGQLPFIDGKLPQTGLVGVDINLEQAQSMARTCAINALAALHEYAGGLDNIADIIKVGVFVACGPGFTDHPKVANGASELFQQVFGDAGRHARAAVGCSSLPLASPVEVDVIARLRNEI, encoded by the coding sequence ATGCCAAACACAATACAAACTCTTGCCGATCTTGACATCGAACTCCCCAAACCCCCGCCTGCCGTCGCGTCATACATCCCGGTCCGTCTCGATGGCGCGACGGCCTACGTCAGCGGCCAGCTCCCCTTCATCGACGGCAAGCTGCCCCAGACCGGGCTCGTGGGCGTGGACATCAACCTCGAACAGGCCCAGAGCATGGCTCGGACGTGCGCGATCAACGCCCTGGCCGCCCTGCACGAGTACGCGGGCGGCCTGGACAACATCGCCGACATCATCAAGGTGGGCGTGTTCGTGGCTTGCGGGCCGGGCTTTACCGACCATCCCAAGGTTGCCAACGGAGCGAGCGAGCTGTTCCAGCAGGTGTTCGGCGACGCCGGCCGCCACGCGCGCGCCGCGGTGGGCTGCTCATCGCTCCCACTGGCGTCGCCGGTCGAAGTCGACGTAATCGCAAGATTGCGAAACGAGATTTAG
- the fsa gene encoding fructose-6-phosphate aldolase, translating into MELYIDTANLDQIHQAHDMGVLDGVTTNPTLIAKEGVDYGKRLAEICGVVSGPVSAEVIATEFDEMLAEGKDRATIAENIVVKLPSTVDGLRACKALSHEGIRTNMTLCFQSLQALMVAKAGAFLVSPFIGRIDDIGEDGMELIVKIRQIYDNYGLPTKILAASIRHPNHLLQCAMVGADVATVPFDVIGKVMNHPLTDSGLERFLADYKKAFG; encoded by the coding sequence GTGGAACTGTACATCGACACGGCCAACCTCGACCAGATCCACCAGGCCCACGACATGGGCGTGCTGGATGGCGTGACTACCAATCCGACGCTCATCGCCAAGGAGGGCGTCGACTATGGCAAGCGGCTGGCGGAGATCTGTGGGGTCGTGAGCGGGCCGGTGTCGGCCGAGGTGATCGCGACGGAGTTCGACGAGATGCTGGCCGAGGGCAAGGATCGCGCGACGATCGCCGAGAACATCGTGGTGAAGCTGCCCAGCACGGTCGATGGCTTGCGCGCGTGCAAGGCGCTGAGCCACGAGGGCATCCGCACGAACATGACCCTGTGCTTCCAGTCGCTCCAGGCGCTGATGGTCGCGAAGGCCGGGGCGTTCCTGGTCAGCCCGTTCATCGGGCGCATCGACGACATCGGTGAGGATGGCATGGAACTGATCGTGAAGATCCGACAGATCTACGACAATTACGGGCTGCCCACGAAGATCCTGGCCGCGTCGATCCGCCATCCCAACCACCTGCTGCAGTGCGCGATGGTGGGGGCGGATGTGGCGACCGTGCCGTTCGACGTCATCGGCAAGGTGATGAACCACCCGCTGACCGACTCGGGCTTGGAGCGCTTCCTGGCGGATTACAAGAAGGCGTTCGGCTAA
- a CDS encoding AMP-binding protein: MSIQWALLRSLIRHGRKTLVIDDRKSYTGMQILAASLFVASEIERRCTTDTVGVLLPTGGGFPIAALAGWMLGKTVVPLNYLLKPEELQYVVEHCGTDTIVTAGALLEHLGCEPKCKNLIKLEDVNFKGVPELRWPARSAPDDLAVLLYTSGTSGRPKGVMLTHSNLLSNVSQIDRFVEFTRDDHTFLSVLPQFHSFGLTVMTLMPLLLGQKVVYTARFVPQMVVRLFRQHHPTVFVAIPSMYGALLSVKSAKAEDFAKIRYAVSGGEPLPEDIFRRFQERFGIAIHEGYGLTETSPVSHWCRPSEFRVHCVGLPLPGVEQRITCTADGHELADGQDGEIRVRGPNVMKGYFNQDQETARVFDAEGFFRTGDIGHVDEVGRLLITGRLKEMMIVGGENVFPREIEEVLNFHPEVAASGVTSRMCPMRGEEIVAFVEPEEGASPDPAALKGWCRQRLAGYKVPREVRVMEALPRNPTGKIMRRELKVLLECDEEATVTP; encoded by the coding sequence TTGAGCATCCAATGGGCACTGCTTCGGAGCCTGATCCGTCATGGGCGCAAGACGCTGGTCATCGACGATCGCAAGAGCTACACGGGCATGCAGATCCTGGCCGCCAGCCTGTTCGTGGCGTCGGAGATCGAACGCCGGTGCACGACCGACACGGTGGGCGTGCTGCTGCCCACCGGCGGGGGCTTCCCAATCGCGGCTCTTGCGGGCTGGATGCTTGGCAAGACCGTCGTGCCGCTGAACTACCTGCTCAAGCCCGAGGAGCTCCAGTACGTCGTCGAGCACTGCGGCACCGACACCATCGTGACCGCCGGTGCCCTGCTCGAACACCTGGGCTGCGAGCCCAAGTGCAAGAACCTCATTAAGCTCGAAGACGTGAACTTTAAGGGCGTGCCCGAGCTGCGCTGGCCCGCGCGGTCGGCACCCGACGATCTGGCGGTGCTGCTCTACACGTCTGGCACCAGCGGCCGGCCCAAGGGTGTCATGCTGACCCACAGCAACCTGCTGAGTAACGTGTCGCAGATCGACCGGTTCGTGGAGTTCACGCGCGACGACCACACGTTCCTGAGCGTGCTGCCGCAGTTTCATAGCTTCGGGCTCACGGTGATGACGCTGATGCCCCTGTTGCTTGGGCAGAAGGTGGTGTACACAGCCCGGTTCGTGCCGCAGATGGTCGTGCGGTTGTTCCGCCAGCACCACCCCACGGTGTTCGTGGCCATCCCGTCGATGTACGGGGCGCTGCTGTCGGTCAAGTCGGCCAAGGCCGAAGATTTTGCGAAGATCCGCTACGCGGTGTCGGGCGGCGAGCCGCTGCCCGAGGACATCTTCCGGCGGTTCCAGGAGCGGTTCGGCATCGCGATCCATGAGGGCTACGGGCTCACCGAGACCAGCCCGGTGTCGCACTGGTGCCGGCCCTCGGAGTTCCGCGTGCATTGCGTGGGGTTGCCGCTGCCGGGCGTCGAGCAGCGCATCACCTGCACGGCCGACGGGCACGAATTGGCCGATGGCCAGGACGGCGAGATCCGCGTGCGCGGGCCCAACGTGATGAAGGGCTACTTCAACCAAGACCAGGAGACGGCTCGGGTGTTCGACGCCGAGGGCTTCTTCCGCACGGGCGACATCGGCCACGTCGACGAGGTCGGGCGGCTGCTCATCACCGGGCGGCTCAAGGAGATGATGATCGTCGGCGGCGAGAACGTGTTCCCGCGGGAGATCGAAGAAGTGCTCAACTTCCATCCCGAGGTGGCCGCCTCGGGGGTCACCAGCCGCATGTGCCCGATGAGGGGCGAGGAGATCGTGGCCTTCGTCGAGCCCGAGGAGGGGGCCTCGCCCGATCCGGCGGCCCTGAAGGGCTGGTGCCGCCAGCGGCTGGCTGGGTACAAGGTGCCGCGCGAGGTGCGGGTGATGGAGGCGCTGCCGAGGAACCCAACGGGCAAGATCATGCGGCGGGAGCTCAAGGTGCTGCTGGAGTGCGATGAAGAGGCTACCGTGACGCCCTGA